The Piliocolobus tephrosceles isolate RC106 chromosome 3, ASM277652v3, whole genome shotgun sequence genome has a window encoding:
- the ABCE1 gene encoding LOW QUALITY PROTEIN: ATP-binding cassette sub-family E member 1 (The sequence of the model RefSeq protein was modified relative to this genomic sequence to represent the inferred CDS: inserted 1 base in 1 codon), which yields MERVKRHLSECLXGRLKPDEGGEVPVLNVSYKPQKISPKSTGSVRQLLHEKIRDAYTHPQFVTDVMKPLQIENIIDQEVQTLSGGELQRVALALCLGKPADVYLIDEPSAYLDSEQRLMAARVVKRFILHAKKTAFVVEHDFIMATYLADRVIVFDGVPSKNTVANSPQTLLAGMNKFLSQLEITFRRDPNNYRPRINKLNSIKDVEQKKSGNYFFLDD from the exons ATG GAACGGGTAAAACGACATTTATCAGAATGCT CTGGAAGACTTAAACCTGATGAAGGAG gAGAAGTACCAGTTCTAAATGTCAGTTATAAGCCACAGAAAATTAGTCCCAAATCAACT gGAAGTGTTCGCCAGTTACTACATGAAAAGATAAGAGATGCTTATACTCATCCACAATTTGTGACAGATGTAATGAAGCCTTTGCAAATTGAAAACATCATCGATCAAGAG GTGCAGACATTATCTGGTGGTGAACTACAGAGAGTAGCTTTAGCCCTTTGTTTGGGCAAACCTGCTGATGTCTATTTAATTGATGAACCATCTGCATATTTGGATTCTGAGCAAAGACTGATGGCAGCTCGAGTTGTCAAACG TTTCATACTCCATGCAAAAAAAACAGCCTTTGTTGTGGAACATGACTTCATCATGGCCACCTATCTAGCGGACCGTGTCATCGTTTTTGATGGTGTTCCATCTAAGAACACAGTTGCAAACag tcctCAAACCCTTTTGGCTGGCATGAATAAATTTTTGTCTCAGCTTGAAATTACTTTCAGAAGAGATCCAAACAACTATAGGCCACGAATAAACAAACTTAATTCAATTAAG gatgTAGAACAAAAGAAGAGTGGAAACTACTTTTTCCTGGATGATTAG